In Amaranthus tricolor cultivar Red isolate AtriRed21 chromosome 3, ASM2621246v1, whole genome shotgun sequence, a single window of DNA contains:
- the LOC130808655 gene encoding peroxidase 11: MASTYQSKLFRVVTLFCLIICVFTSSPPLTLDYYTSSCPRLLSIVRKEMECAVVSDPRNAATIVRLHMHDCFVQGCDASVLLDDTVTLKGEKKTSQNKQSLRGFKIMDRIKVMVESECPGVVSCADILTLAARDAVILVGGPYWDVPLGRKDARTTNHELADANIPGANEGLLSLIAKFAYQGLSVTDLVALSGAHTIGMARCENFKARIYGDFKSTSGNDLISETHLNNLRSICPAIGGNNNVSALDYETPNLFDNSYYQILLKGEGLLNSDQELYSSVFGVETRHLVQKYAEDPLEFFKQFAESMVKMGNITNDDSFVNGEVRNNCRFVNSLSHIE, from the exons ATGGCATCAACCTATCAATCAAAGCTCTTTCGAGTTGTGACACTTTTCTGCTTAATTATTTGTGTATTTACATCAAGCCCTCCTTTAACGTTAGACTACTACACGTCTTCGTGTCCTCGTTTACTTAGCATTGTGCGTAAAGAAATGGAATGCGCGGTTGTTTCCGATCCTCGTAACGCAGCTACTATTGTACGTTTACATATGCACGATTGCTTTGTTCAG GGATGTGATGCATCAGTGTTATTAGATGATACCGTGACACTAAAAGGAgaaaagaaaacatcacaaaATAAGCAATCTTTAAGAGGGTTTAAAATCATGGATAGGATTAAGGTGATGGTGGAGTCTGAATGTCCTGGAGTTGTTTCGTGTGCTGATATTCTTACTCTTGCTGCAAGAGACGCTGTTATTTTG GTTGGAGGTCCGTATTGGGATGTTCCTCTAGGAAGAAAGGATGCTCGAACGACTAACCATGAGCTAGCTGATGCTAACATTCCGGGCGCTAACGAAGGCCTACTTTCCCTTATAGCCAAGTTTGCTTATCAGGGGCTCTCTGTCACTGATTTGGTAGCCCTCTCAG GTGCACATACAATCGGGATGGCACGATGTGAGAACTTTAAGGCGAGAATATACGGAGACTTCAAATCGACATCCGGAAATGATCTAATCTCAGAGACACACCTAAACAACCTAAGATCAATTTGTCCAGCAATTGGGGGTAACAACAATGTATCAGCATTAGATTATGAAACTCCTAATCTTTTTGACAATTCCTACTACCAAATTCTGCTTAAAGGTGAAGGGCTCTTAAACTCGGATCAAGAACTTTATTCTAGTGTATTTGGGGTTGAAACTAGGCACCTTGTGCAAAAATATGCAGAAGATCCCTTGGAATTTTTCAAGCAATTTGCTGAATCAATGGTCAAAATGGGGAATATTACAAATGATGATAGTTTTGTCAATGGGGAAGTTAGGAATAATTGTAGATTTGTCAATTCATTGAGCCATATTGAATAA
- the LOC130809161 gene encoding inorganic pyrophosphatase TTM2-like isoform X1 produces the protein MAQDDSDSRLHHRESSLLKDRLRFIKRNNFRRYEAVPIQASLTFEKGLYVVIRACQFLAQNNDGIIFVGVAGPSGAGKTVFTDKILNVRPTTTVISMDNYNDASRIVDGNFDDPRLTDYDTLLQNINDLKAGKAAQVPIYDFKTSSRIGYRTVEASSDRIVIIEGIYALSEKLRPFLDLRVSVTGGVHFDLVKRVLRDIQRAGQAPEEIIQQISETVYPMYKVFIEPDLETAHVKIKNKFNPFTGFENATFILKSLKTILEDSIKAVLDEDLKESSEQIYDIYLLPPGEDPESCQSYLRMRNQDGKYNLMFEEVIIESPFIISPRICFEVSVRLLGGLMALGYTIAAILKRNSHVFSDSKVTVKIDWLEQLNRHYIQVQGKDRLHVRSIAKKLGLEGSYTPRTYIEQIQIEKLVNEVMAFPEDLKTKLSLDDDLVSSPQEIISRAFSDTNAWQRKNIKSGMSHSYSNQRDTDASKFNGYDVSSRRYDERNLESVETAGNKGVASHLSEQISTLNDRMDEFTSRIEELSSNLTIQKSSLSQQNISLQSETSYFRSGLSNGPLTGSILPNGSSFSQLNKESPLIEELQGITRGQHKIMHQLDNLYNLFRENLGEASSCSVKKGKRNIVADAEPINFPVAAILSTIAFGGLGIALYKGFFTRN, from the exons ATGGCTCAGGACGATTCAGATTCCAGGTTACATCATAGAGAGTCCAGCCTGTTAAAGGATAGACTTCGATTcattaaaagaaataattttcGTCGTTATGAGGCTGTCCCAATTCAGGCATCATTAACGTTTGAAAAAGGTTTATATGTAGTTATCCGTGCGTGCCAATTCCTGGCTCAAAATAATGATGGAATCATATTTGTTGGAGTAGCTGGTCCATCAGGGGCAGGCAAAACTGTATTTACTGATAAAATTTTGAACGTCAGGCCAACAACTACCGTTATATCGATGGACAATTACAATGATGCTAGTCGGATAGTTGATGGAAATTTTGATG ATCCACGCTTGACAGATTATGATACATTGCTTCAGAACATTAATGATCTTAAAGCAGGAAAGGCGGCTCAGGTGCCGATCTATGATTTTAAGACAAGCTCCCGCATAGGTTACAG GACTGTTGAAGCATCAAGTGATCGAATTGTTATAATTGAAGGCATCTATGCTTTGAGTGAGAAACTTCGGCCTTTTCTTGATCTTCGAGTGTCTGTGACTGGTGGAGTTCACTTTGACCTTGTTAAACGAGTTTTAAGGGATATACAACGTGCTGGGCAAGCACCGGAGGAGATAATTCAGCAAATATCTGAAACA GTATATCCCATGTACAAGGTATTCATTGAACCAGATTTAGAAACAGCAcacgtaaaaattaaaaacaagtttAATCCATTTACTGGATTTGAGAATGCTACCTTTATCTTAAAG TCTTTAAAGACTATTCTTGAGGATAGTATTAAAGCTGTTTTGGACGAGGATCTTAAGGAATCTTCTGAGCAGATCTATGATATATATCTTCTACCACCCGGTGAAGATCCAGAATCATGTCAATCATATCTCAGAATGAGAAATCAAGATGGAAAATACAATCTTATGTTTGAG gaagtaataatagaaagcCCGTTCATCATATCACCCAGGATATGTTTTGAAGTTAGCGTACGTCTTCTTGGTGGACTTATGGCCTTGGGATATACAATAGCAGCAATCCTCAAAAGAAACAGCCATGTCTTCTCAGATAGTAAGGTGACTGTGAAAATTGATTGGTTGGAACAGCTCAATCGTCATTATATCCAG GTGCAAGGAAAAGATCGTTTGCATGTAAGATCTATAGCTAAGAAGCTGGGATTGGAAGGATCATACACTCCTCGCACTTACATTGAGCAAATTCAAATAGAAAAGCTTGTGAATGAAGTCATG GCCTTTCCTGAAGATTTGAAGACAAAACTAAGCTTAGATGATGATTTGGTTTCTAGTCCTCAAGAAATTATATCTCGAGCATTTTCTGATACTAATGCCTGGCAACGCAAGAATATTAAGAG TGGTATGTCGCACTCGTACTCTAATCAGAGGGACACCGATGCTTCCAAATTTAATGGCTATGATGTGAGCAGCAGGAGATATGACGAGAGAAATTTGGAATCTGTTGAAACTGCGGGAAACaag GGAGTTGCTTCACATCTGTCAGAACAGATATCGACACTCAACGACCGAATGGATGAATTCACATCAAGGATTGAAGAGCTGAGCTCGAATTTGACAATTCAGAAATCATCTCTTAGCCAACAAAATATCTCTTTGCAGTCCGAAACATCATATTTTAGATCTGGCTTGAGCAATGGCCCGTTGACAGGGTCTATTCTTCCGAACGGTTCGTCTTTCTCCCAGTTGAATAAGGAGTCTCCTTTAATCGAAGAG CTACAAGGAATTACGCGAGGGCAGCATAAGATAATGCATCAACTGGATAATCTGTACAATCTTTTTCGAGAGAACTTGGGGGAAGCGAGTTCTTGTAGCGTAAAGAAGGGGAAAAGGAACATAGTAGCTGATGCTGAACCCATTAATTTTCCTGTGGCTGCAATACTTTCAACAATAGCTTTTGGTGGACTTGGGATTGCCCTATATAAGGGTTTTTTCACTAGGAACTGA
- the LOC130809161 gene encoding inorganic pyrophosphatase TTM2-like isoform X2: MDNYNDASRIVDGNFDDPRLTDYDTLLQNINDLKAGKAAQVPIYDFKTSSRIGYRTVEASSDRIVIIEGIYALSEKLRPFLDLRVSVTGGVHFDLVKRVLRDIQRAGQAPEEIIQQISETVYPMYKVFIEPDLETAHVKIKNKFNPFTGFENATFILKSLKTILEDSIKAVLDEDLKESSEQIYDIYLLPPGEDPESCQSYLRMRNQDGKYNLMFEEVIIESPFIISPRICFEVSVRLLGGLMALGYTIAAILKRNSHVFSDSKVTVKIDWLEQLNRHYIQVQGKDRLHVRSIAKKLGLEGSYTPRTYIEQIQIEKLVNEVMAFPEDLKTKLSLDDDLVSSPQEIISRAFSDTNAWQRKNIKSGMSHSYSNQRDTDASKFNGYDVSSRRYDERNLESVETAGNKGVASHLSEQISTLNDRMDEFTSRIEELSSNLTIQKSSLSQQNISLQSETSYFRSGLSNGPLTGSILPNGSSFSQLNKESPLIEELQGITRGQHKIMHQLDNLYNLFRENLGEASSCSVKKGKRNIVADAEPINFPVAAILSTIAFGGLGIALYKGFFTRN, translated from the exons ATGGACAATTACAATGATGCTAGTCGGATAGTTGATGGAAATTTTGATG ATCCACGCTTGACAGATTATGATACATTGCTTCAGAACATTAATGATCTTAAAGCAGGAAAGGCGGCTCAGGTGCCGATCTATGATTTTAAGACAAGCTCCCGCATAGGTTACAG GACTGTTGAAGCATCAAGTGATCGAATTGTTATAATTGAAGGCATCTATGCTTTGAGTGAGAAACTTCGGCCTTTTCTTGATCTTCGAGTGTCTGTGACTGGTGGAGTTCACTTTGACCTTGTTAAACGAGTTTTAAGGGATATACAACGTGCTGGGCAAGCACCGGAGGAGATAATTCAGCAAATATCTGAAACA GTATATCCCATGTACAAGGTATTCATTGAACCAGATTTAGAAACAGCAcacgtaaaaattaaaaacaagtttAATCCATTTACTGGATTTGAGAATGCTACCTTTATCTTAAAG TCTTTAAAGACTATTCTTGAGGATAGTATTAAAGCTGTTTTGGACGAGGATCTTAAGGAATCTTCTGAGCAGATCTATGATATATATCTTCTACCACCCGGTGAAGATCCAGAATCATGTCAATCATATCTCAGAATGAGAAATCAAGATGGAAAATACAATCTTATGTTTGAG gaagtaataatagaaagcCCGTTCATCATATCACCCAGGATATGTTTTGAAGTTAGCGTACGTCTTCTTGGTGGACTTATGGCCTTGGGATATACAATAGCAGCAATCCTCAAAAGAAACAGCCATGTCTTCTCAGATAGTAAGGTGACTGTGAAAATTGATTGGTTGGAACAGCTCAATCGTCATTATATCCAG GTGCAAGGAAAAGATCGTTTGCATGTAAGATCTATAGCTAAGAAGCTGGGATTGGAAGGATCATACACTCCTCGCACTTACATTGAGCAAATTCAAATAGAAAAGCTTGTGAATGAAGTCATG GCCTTTCCTGAAGATTTGAAGACAAAACTAAGCTTAGATGATGATTTGGTTTCTAGTCCTCAAGAAATTATATCTCGAGCATTTTCTGATACTAATGCCTGGCAACGCAAGAATATTAAGAG TGGTATGTCGCACTCGTACTCTAATCAGAGGGACACCGATGCTTCCAAATTTAATGGCTATGATGTGAGCAGCAGGAGATATGACGAGAGAAATTTGGAATCTGTTGAAACTGCGGGAAACaag GGAGTTGCTTCACATCTGTCAGAACAGATATCGACACTCAACGACCGAATGGATGAATTCACATCAAGGATTGAAGAGCTGAGCTCGAATTTGACAATTCAGAAATCATCTCTTAGCCAACAAAATATCTCTTTGCAGTCCGAAACATCATATTTTAGATCTGGCTTGAGCAATGGCCCGTTGACAGGGTCTATTCTTCCGAACGGTTCGTCTTTCTCCCAGTTGAATAAGGAGTCTCCTTTAATCGAAGAG CTACAAGGAATTACGCGAGGGCAGCATAAGATAATGCATCAACTGGATAATCTGTACAATCTTTTTCGAGAGAACTTGGGGGAAGCGAGTTCTTGTAGCGTAAAGAAGGGGAAAAGGAACATAGTAGCTGATGCTGAACCCATTAATTTTCCTGTGGCTGCAATACTTTCAACAATAGCTTTTGGTGGACTTGGGATTGCCCTATATAAGGGTTTTTTCACTAGGAACTGA
- the LOC130809163 gene encoding uncharacterized protein LOC130809163 isoform X2 produces MAKGLIWATTEDLMRNRARVLSLYRQILRSLNSPELPLNFAARMSKKAEVRAIFMLGSEERSLHNITDLIDAAEYSLSVLRKGEIPKYIQ; encoded by the coding sequence ATGGCAAAAGGTCTTATATGGGCAACAACGGAGGATCTAATGAGGAATAGGGCTCGAGTTCTATCATTGTACAGGCAAATATTGCGAAGCCTCAACTCTCCAGAGTTGCCACTTAACTTTGCAGCAAGAATGTCCAAGAAAGCCGAAGTTCGCGCTATCTTCATGTTGGGATCTGAGGAGCGATCACTTCATAATATTACTGATCTCATAGATGCTGCAGAGTACTCATTATCTGTTCTAAGAAAAGGAGAAATCCCTAAATACATCCAGTGA